Within the Cyprinus carpio isolate SPL01 chromosome B18, ASM1834038v1, whole genome shotgun sequence genome, the region TGAAGTGCTTTTCTGTATTTACTTTGAGGGCCCTTTTGTCATTCTGCAGTTATGGTGGCAGATTCTGTCACTTACTTCTAGATGTCAAAAACTCAAACTACAATGCATAATTTCTCGATTAAACTATATAAGTAATACTTTTGAATATATGGAATGGTATATATGTTATATCAGtgacactttagtatagggaacaATTTTCACtggttgtttattagcatgcctgtttttaaaatattggctgtttatcagtacttataaaatttgagaagaaaataaattattttaacaagtAATGTTTTTGGGCTGGCAAAGTTATAATATTAACAGGGACAATAAcctccaattccattatcattccATTCCAAACCTATACGACTTTGGATAAtcttcataacacacacacacacacgcacacacacacacaaaggaaggaaggaaggaaggatgaaaaacacacacaaaaatatatttcaatgaaaTGACTTTATGGATTTTTTTGGTGGGGTTTTTCAAAggtttggttacctggactttcttttttcttttctttgaaaattaaccctaaaagtcctataggtttggaacaacatgaaggtgacagtatttattttttttggcgaacaatccctttaatgtaCTGAATtaacatacataaattaatacatttttaaaaaaatttgaaagacatattgaaattatttatttccagtgaTGATTGTGATTATTTCCATtcttttgttctcattttcaAATTGCCAAATGACTTTCTGCTTTGCTCTTATCTTTTCTGTTCCAGGTGATTCCTCTCATTGGAGAATATCTAGTCTTCACTATGATCTTCGTCACACTTTCCATCGTCATCACTGTCTTTGCCATTAACATCCATCATCGCTCCTCATCCACTCATCACAGCATGGCGCCCTGGGTCCGCCGTATCTTTCTGCACCACCTGCCTAAACTGCTCTGCATGCGCAGCCATGTGGACCGCTACGCCACAACAGCTGCGAGAAACGGAGGAGAAGGGCTGGGCTATGGGAAGAGTTCGGGCCAGGATACCACTCCTCTGCTCAATGCAGAACATAGTCTGCGGGCAGCCTTAGAATCTATACGCTACATCACACTTCATGTGGTGAAGGAGAATGACGTCAGAGAGGTAAGATTGTTATTGTCTCACTTTAGACTAAATAAGCTTTGAGATCTAATAAATTCTAATGTAATGCCTCCTTTTAGGTTGTTCAGGACTGGAAGTTTGTGGCCCAGGTTCTGGATCGGGTTTTCCTGTGGGTGTTTCTCTTAGTATCACTGCTTGGCTCTGCTCTGCTTTTCATTCCTGTCATCTATAAATGGGCCAACATCATTGTTCCCAGCTATAACACGTGAATgtataaaattgaaaaatcttTGGATTGGATAAcgtttttgcattattatatttataactgtCTCCTCAAAACATCTATGCAACTTGTGGCAATTGAGCGCTGTCATTTATGCTGTAACATGCTGCATCACATTATATGTTGTATGCTGATTTCATTACAatacaaattacaataataatgactGTGTTAAAGTTATTGTACTTCatgaaaatgttataaaaactCCTAAAGGTTATATATAATCATGGATTTACTAGGCTGTAATGTTAACCATAATGTAAGTCATAATACATAATAAGTCCCACTTCAACTTCCTGTTCATATATAATATGCACGCTCCGGATTCCTGTTTAATAGAAAATACATCAGTACAGGACAAACTTATCAAGTTATTTCATTGGATAAAGAGTTTTACAGGAATTGCTCAGACTACaataaaaaattgctgaaaatttccACACTCTCGattgtagatgtgtttgtttcttcatcataactgatttggaaacatttagctttacatcacttgctcaccaatggatcctctgtagatAATAGGctccatcagaatgagagtccaaacagctgatactcCATTTGTTTCTCTGTATGAAACAAAACAACGCCTTCCTGGGAAAAGTGAAGGGTTTTCATATTACCAGTCCATCCCTGTCTACAGTCCTTCTTCTTAacttcttatattttattaacacatCATCACATATTTCTGTAGTTTGATACACATTAGTAATTATGCTGACTAGACATAGACATTTTTCAGCTTATgtctttaataattcatttatttaaacctGTGACACTGCATTGTGGTTCAAGGGTTAACTCTTGGTTATTCAACATCCAGTCCCTCTCTCTGAAGATGTTCACTCAGAGTCTTTGTGTCACTTGCTTTGCTTCTGAGCAGAAAATTCACTTGACAGCCCACTGGCTTCATCTAAGGGTaagagttttttcttcttcttctattattttgtatttatttacatatttctgtTGATGTGTTACCATTCTTTAAACAGAtccttaaactttttttcttattgctTCTCattgtatattttcatctcgtaAGTTCCATACTCCCAAATCTTCTTACACTGTCTATGCCTTTCACAACTTCATCCTTGCATCATATTTACACCTAAtttctgtaatatatattaagaaaCTCTTTATGAAATATGCACTTGCAATTCAAATACTGGAACATGCTATTTAATCTAAGTGACTATAGTATGTAGGAAATGTTCTTGTTTAGATaagtaaaatattgtttaaaaaccATTAACTAGTTATCTTGCAAaacatattttcagtatttttttgtcttgttttccagtagaaatatcaaaacaatttaaattaacaagtattgttttttctttttttccattagaAAACAAGATAACTTTACCATagaagtaaaaatgttttaaatttcaaGTTcctaaatgtttcttaaacagtgTAACACTTGAGAATGGGTAAATTCTGTTGAAGCCAAGCACCCAGCTTCACCAgacagaactacaaacacaataAGCTTGCTTGAGATGACAAACACCTCGCCTTGAATGTAGATGAGAGTAGACAGCTGCAGCCAAAGAAAGGAACCAAATAAGAGCTGTCAACAGCTGACAATTCTCTCTTTACATAGCAGACAGGCAATCTACATGaacaaatgaaaattttttttttttaaatatcgcaTTCATATCATTTGTTGCTAATTAAGCAGATGCATCCACAATGTATAGTTGATATAGATAACAGAATAACATTAGACAATACAAGACATCACAGCTGTGAGCCTCCCTGCTCAGCATGAAcgtcaaaacaaaaatgtgccCAGTGGTCTTGAGCTAAATCCACTAAATGCACTCTTTCTCTGATATTGCTCAGAGTGGTATTTGAGGCTAAGCctgttaaatgaattaaatattacatataatttggtggTAAAACATAAAGTGTTGCACATTGTATGTGCAGAGACaagtactgtatttatattttgtagaACATTTGCAACTACTTTTTGATCTCATAATTATGGGTAGAAGCACCTAAATAAATTTTATCTTGTTACATATCTGAATAGATATTGAGAAGTTTATTCTAAAAGGGCAAAGTACTAAAAATCAAATGTATGAACAAAGGTCTTTGAAAAGTCACATTCCACACACTTGCGGTCTTCttgctcacttgaacacttgggccaaatataGGAAATACAATGTGAAAGTAGACAAGTGGTTGATTGCAAAGAGAGCAATTGTGGGTTTTGTGACAGGCCTGTTCTCAAAGAGAAAGTTAATAGAGGCACAAATGACAGGATACACAAATGACCCAATTGGTCCTGCCCCAAATTAACCCTAACCTTGGTTTAGGATGTCAAATGGAGCCATGTTTTGATAGCAACACAGAAAAATATCCTAAAAAATGGAGTATATACAATTGCCACTGTGCATTTAATAGCAATGTGTAATAGGGGAAATTCATATTTTAGCTTAAAAACTGTTTTGCATTGTTTCTTGAAGGAATCTAATGGATCTAAGAGGGTACTTCAACAGGATCGGGTTTACTGGACCATATGACAAACCTGATCTGGACACTTTACACACCATCCATAAGCAGCATGTTATGACTGTTCCATTTGAGAACCTCAGCATCCACTGTGGGGAGAAGAACACGACGGACCTGAACATCATCTATGATAAAATAGTCAAAAACAATCGTGGAGGCTGGTGTTGTGAAAACAACCTCTTGTTCTCATGGGTCATAAAGGAGATGGGTTACAAATACACCACACTAGGCTCCAAGGTGTTTAATAAGTTCCAAAATGGTTTTCACCCCGTGGACTCTCATCTCATCAATATGGTGGAGATTGATGGGAAGCATTACATTACTGACGTGAGCTATGGAGTGTCGTGCCAGCTGTGGTATCCATTAGAAATGATCTCGGGTAAAGATCAGCCGCAGCCTCCAGGTGTGTTCCGCCTATTAAACGATGGGATGACGTGGGTTCTGGAGAAGACTTCAAGAAAGCAAGTGGTCAAAGACAAGTCCTATGCTCATTCCAGCCTCATTGACAGGCGCCTGACGAAGACAATGTATTGCTTCCCATTAACACCCCGTGATAAAGAGCATTTTGTGGAGACCCTGGATTGCTTGCAGACCAGTCCTGATTCTCGGTTTGTGCTGAAGTCCATTTGCTCCCTTCAGACACCCAACGGCTTCagagctctgattggctggactTACAGCGAGATCACATACAACCCCGATGAGGACTGTGACATAGTGGACATGAAGGAAATCCCTGACTGTGAAATAGAAGCTGTGCTGAAGGAAAAGTTTAATGTGGTGTTAGTTAATAAGTTCacacctaaaaacaaaaaagctaattaTTGCATGTAATACAGTACTATACCATGACCCGTAAGTATTGTCATGCATCTTAGTGGACAATACTTGTCACCAGAGATGGACAAATTATAAATCCATTTTATGCTTTGAAAACTTTTTAATgccctcaaaaaaaaataaaattaaataaacagctaCTTTTGAATAGCTGTTAAAGGACAAAAATTCTCATGTGTGGCAAATGGGGTAGTTATGGTATCTACCAGCGGGGGCTGAAAGGGGCATAGCAAAACTTTGATCACTTGAGACAAACTCTTATACCTCCTTGAATGGCTTTTCTTTAGGATGTGACAAACAGGTCTTACCAATAGAAGAG harbors:
- the LOC109098442 gene encoding arylamine N-acetyltransferase, pineal gland isozyme NAT-3-like; translated protein: MDLRGYFNRIGFTGPYDKPDLDTLHTIHKQHVMTVPFENLSIHCGEKNTTDLNIIYDKIVKNNRGGWCCENNLLFSWVIKEMGYKYTTLGSKVFNKFQNGFHPVDSHLINMVEIDGKHYITDVSYGVSCQLWYPLEMISGKDQPQPPGVFRLLNDGMTWVLEKTSRKQVVKDKSYAHSSLIDRRLTKTMYCFPLTPRDKEHFVETLDCLQTSPDSRFVLKSICSLQTPNGFRALIGWTYSEITYNPDEDCDIVDMKEIPDCEIEAVLKEKFNVVLVNKFTPKNKKANYCM